The following coding sequences are from one Abditibacteriaceae bacterium window:
- the murJ gene encoding murein biosynthesis integral membrane protein MurJ has product MTLEDSSPSETEAPRRKRGISPLQAAMVLAATIFLSRIIGLVQLRIINATLSPEARDAYFAAFRLPDAVNYLIAGGAMSVTFIPIFVSLKERDSREAWRFFSTVASLMSVVLVALLTLCFLLANPLVRVMNPGFDARKLDIAVQMTRVLLPAQLFFYLGGMMVGVLNAHRRFGASGMTSAVYNTVAIAVGLALWLMLGDIGFAWGITVGALCGSFLLPLVAALQGPREQRLQFQPSFDWRLPSVQTFFRNALPIMLGVSLPVVDQQIVGIFASYLPDGHLSYLQNGNRAMLAPLGILAQAASVAAFPFMAGDSANKDWPALADFMRSGLRRLMFLALPISMLLILNATPIIKILFGSQSFLLENKGTALPLTALAFAWYCAGLFAWAGQQFVARGFYALQDTVTPTIIGSVLTIFFFIPLCWMAARWGGVAGLAIATSVGACAHFCGVLLALEAKLKRRPYKVDLGVARIWGTLLRTGAATLIMAAFGVVAMRISHSWSTLPQMLFITVPACMAFGFAARAFRIPEWNWVAGKIRAKLKR; this is encoded by the coding sequence GTGACTCTCGAAGATAGTTCTCCCTCCGAAACTGAAGCGCCGCGCCGCAAGCGTGGCATCAGTCCACTGCAAGCGGCTATGGTTCTGGCCGCTACCATTTTCCTTTCGCGCATTATTGGGCTTGTCCAGTTGCGTATTATCAACGCGACGCTATCGCCTGAAGCGCGCGACGCCTACTTTGCGGCGTTTCGCCTGCCCGACGCGGTCAATTACCTCATTGCGGGCGGCGCGATGTCGGTGACGTTTATTCCGATTTTCGTGAGCCTCAAAGAACGCGATTCGCGCGAAGCGTGGCGTTTCTTTTCCACAGTCGCGTCGCTGATGTCGGTTGTCCTGGTTGCGCTTTTGACGCTCTGCTTCCTTCTGGCAAACCCACTGGTTCGCGTGATGAATCCGGGATTCGATGCGCGTAAATTAGATATCGCTGTCCAAATGACCCGCGTGCTCTTGCCCGCGCAATTGTTCTTTTACCTGGGCGGCATGATGGTTGGCGTGCTCAACGCGCACAGGCGCTTCGGCGCATCGGGCATGACAAGCGCGGTTTATAACACCGTCGCCATCGCAGTTGGCCTCGCGCTGTGGCTGATGCTGGGCGACATCGGCTTTGCGTGGGGCATTACGGTCGGCGCGCTGTGCGGCTCGTTCCTGTTGCCGCTGGTTGCAGCACTGCAAGGGCCGCGTGAACAGCGCTTGCAGTTTCAACCTTCGTTCGATTGGCGATTGCCGTCGGTGCAAACGTTTTTCCGCAACGCCCTGCCGATTATGCTCGGCGTTTCACTTCCCGTTGTCGATCAGCAGATTGTCGGAATTTTTGCGTCCTATCTTCCCGACGGGCATTTGTCGTACTTGCAAAACGGCAATCGTGCGATGCTCGCACCGCTGGGCATTTTGGCCCAAGCGGCCAGCGTCGCGGCTTTTCCGTTTATGGCGGGAGACTCGGCCAACAAAGATTGGCCTGCCCTCGCCGATTTCATGCGGAGCGGTTTGCGGCGGCTGATGTTTCTCGCTCTTCCCATTTCGATGCTGCTGATTCTGAACGCAACGCCGATCATCAAAATCCTTTTCGGCTCGCAAAGTTTTCTTCTCGAAAACAAAGGCACCGCATTGCCGCTCACCGCTCTGGCGTTTGCGTGGTATTGCGCCGGTTTGTTCGCGTGGGCCGGACAGCAGTTCGTCGCGCGCGGATTCTATGCGTTGCAAGATACTGTCACGCCAACCATCATCGGTTCGGTGTTGACGATTTTCTTTTTCATTCCGCTCTGCTGGATGGCGGCGCGTTGGGGCGGCGTCGCCGGTTTAGCGATTGCCACCAGCGTCGGCGCATGTGCGCATTTCTGCGGCGTGTTGCTGGCTCTCGAAGCCAAGCTCAAGCGGCGGCCCTATAAAGTGGATTTAGGTGTGGCGCGCATCTGGGGCACGCTGCTGCGAACCGGAGCCGCAACGCTCATCATGGCGGCGTTTGGCGTGGTGGCCATGCGTATCTCGCACAGTTGGTCGACGCTGCCGCAAATGCTGTTCATCACGGTTCCGGCGTGCATGGCGTTTGGTTTTGCGGCGCGCGCCTTTCGTATTCCCGAATGGAACTGGGTGGCCGGTAAAATTCGCGCGAAGCTGAAGCGCTAA
- a CDS encoding CsbD family protein produces MSSTDDKARGTANDAVGNVKQAAGNLTGNEELKAEGTAQEAKGDAQKAMGNAKDAVGNVLQNAANAIKGK; encoded by the coding sequence ATGAGTTCGACAGACGACAAAGCACGCGGAACCGCCAACGACGCGGTTGGTAACGTCAAGCAGGCTGCCGGAAACCTCACCGGCAACGAAGAACTGAAAGCCGAAGGCACCGCACAGGAAGCCAAAGGCGACGCGCAAAAAGCAATGGGCAACGCCAAAGATGCTGTCGGCAATGTATTGCAAAATGCAGCCAACGCCATCAAAGGCAAGTAA
- a CDS encoding BsuPI-related putative proteinase inhibitor, translated as MKNSLPFSLALFAASVVALPLSVDAMSRPAPRSVTPSRSWVSLHASTDKPRYTTGSPISVKLVATNTFKRGAYLRFTSGQRFDFSVTRAGTRDTVYTWSAARMFIQSLGSLWLKPGQSQNFEASIGDEMGTLAPGKYVLRARLTNSPRPIEAAPVAFEIVAPTLSMTARTDKTTYKIGETVEMSAAVTNTAGKANTVHFDSGLGCDFVVSDESENSLWTYGANLRFIRALGDVTWNTGETKRYSGTWNGVALPTDAAPRELAPGRYKVQAILQSTPQVLAPPVYIELVK; from the coding sequence ATGAAAAATTCTTTGCCCTTCTCGCTTGCACTGTTCGCTGCCTCGGTTGTCGCACTTCCTCTTTCGGTTGATGCCATGTCACGCCCCGCGCCCCGTTCGGTAACGCCATCGCGCTCGTGGGTTTCGTTGCACGCTTCAACCGACAAACCGCGCTACACAACCGGCAGCCCGATTTCCGTAAAGCTCGTCGCAACCAACACGTTTAAACGCGGTGCGTATCTGCGCTTCACCAGCGGCCAGCGTTTCGACTTCTCGGTCACGCGCGCCGGAACACGCGACACGGTCTACACATGGAGCGCCGCGCGAATGTTTATTCAAAGCCTGGGTTCGCTGTGGCTGAAACCCGGACAAAGCCAGAATTTTGAAGCGAGCATCGGCGATGAAATGGGAACACTTGCTCCGGGCAAATACGTTCTGCGCGCACGCTTAACCAACTCGCCGCGCCCGATTGAAGCCGCGCCGGTTGCCTTTGAAATCGTCGCCCCAACACTTTCGATGACGGCACGCACTGACAAGACGACCTATAAGATTGGCGAAACCGTCGAAATGAGCGCTGCGGTAACCAACACCGCCGGTAAAGCCAACACTGTGCATTTCGATTCCGGTTTGGGATGCGATTTCGTCGTCAGTGACGAAAGCGAAAATTCCCTCTGGACCTACGGCGCAAACCTGCGCTTCATTCGCGCTCTGGGCGACGTGACGTGGAACACAGGTGAAACGAAAAGGTATTCCGGCACTTGGAACGGCGTGGCGCTGCCCACCGACGCTGCACCCAGGGAACTGGCGCCGGGCCGCTACAAAGTGCAGGCCATTTTGCAATCGACCCCGCAAGTTCTCGCGCCGCCGGTCTATATCGAACTGGTGAAATAA
- a CDS encoding HD domain-containing protein: MTISEQTQSAESLRTFLLEGREALLKQTPAIDTARPWLEGYTALIDETLQRIYQSAWRTALDSPAGVHCNDSKPDSAQVPEQCEVELALLAIGGYGRGELCPHSDIDIAFVPSEEDNPLLDAVIKEAFRLIVEVFIDGAKLEVGYAYRPISDCAHLDGTAKSALLESRLLAGSARLTQRLHTELAATWDAVAFLLEKTHERREVSRRIRFNLYSVEPNLKEGTGALRDIQTALWVAGAMLKTNEPMKALEHRGVVTQADCRAAQNANEFLLKLRVWLHLTTGKKNDTLRVEYQNRCARDFGYAGSGALPSQRLLEDLYYHAEAALRFSEKVMRRLIDGPLPLDEHFVSHHQLLRAAHPYTLTNHPELLMRPFALSRKYGFAIDSELDRQVDEAIPKMEGKARRHESARKAFLELVARPDDAADALTELRARGILGRFIPEFDAMLHLAPADPSHELTVGEHSIYAVRRLGEMWKARGDDAALFGVWDGVDDVELLVLATLFHDAGKIEAGTDHSISGERIARDIGARLALTPPRIDRLALLVRRHLLLPRVARLRDLSAPGTIREVMEHVGDVPTLKMLYLLSLADTRAVGERSYSNLELHAMEDLYERTLLAMTSEETAQRLTDSEMREQMIQRERERLRREMRKLPVDDATLQRLTENLPASYVLNTPLPTVATHLRFLEQLPQEKVIVDFYQGAEDVWTQMTIVAYDDPQPGLLAKICGAVWAAGFEIHTAQVFTLRGETLDVNDSRDIVLDLLQVARDGRALSSAQSARLAASLREILLGENSVENVLKAAGKANSAPLSPHRIGVRNDLSDEHSVLTIVNDNVPGLLFYLTRVLASLGLDIHSAKITTWGGRGEDAFYVTRRTDERDEKVPDDAIKDLLENLRRRLQKPK, from the coding sequence GTGACGATTTCTGAACAAACCCAGTCTGCCGAATCTCTTCGCACTTTTCTGCTGGAAGGCCGCGAGGCGCTGCTCAAGCAAACGCCTGCTATCGACACGGCGCGTCCGTGGCTCGAAGGTTACACCGCGCTTATCGACGAAACCCTGCAGCGTATTTATCAGTCGGCGTGGCGCACCGCGCTCGATTCGCCTGCGGGCGTGCATTGTAACGATTCTAAACCAGACAGTGCGCAGGTGCCCGAACAATGCGAAGTCGAACTCGCATTGCTGGCGATTGGCGGCTACGGGCGCGGCGAATTGTGCCCGCATTCCGACATTGACATCGCGTTTGTGCCTTCCGAAGAAGATAATCCGCTGCTCGATGCGGTAATTAAAGAAGCGTTTCGGCTCATTGTCGAAGTTTTTATCGACGGCGCGAAACTGGAAGTTGGCTACGCCTATCGCCCGATTTCCGACTGCGCGCATCTCGATGGAACGGCGAAATCGGCGCTGCTCGAATCGCGCCTTCTTGCCGGCAGCGCGCGTTTGACGCAGCGGCTTCACACCGAACTCGCCGCAACGTGGGACGCCGTTGCGTTTCTGCTGGAGAAAACGCATGAGCGGCGCGAGGTATCGCGTCGGATACGCTTCAACCTGTATTCGGTGGAGCCAAACCTCAAAGAAGGCACCGGCGCGCTGCGCGATATTCAAACCGCGCTGTGGGTTGCGGGCGCGATGCTCAAAACGAATGAGCCGATGAAAGCCCTCGAACATCGCGGGGTGGTTACGCAGGCCGATTGCCGCGCCGCGCAAAACGCCAACGAGTTTTTGTTGAAGTTGCGCGTCTGGCTGCATCTCACAACGGGCAAGAAGAACGATACCTTGCGCGTCGAGTATCAGAACCGTTGCGCGCGCGATTTCGGTTACGCCGGTTCGGGCGCGTTGCCGTCGCAACGGCTTTTGGAAGATCTTTATTATCACGCCGAAGCCGCTTTGCGCTTTTCGGAAAAGGTCATGCGCCGCCTGATTGATGGGCCGCTGCCGCTCGACGAGCATTTCGTTTCGCATCATCAGTTGCTGCGTGCGGCGCATCCGTACACGTTGACGAATCACCCCGAACTCCTCATGCGCCCCTTTGCTCTCTCGCGCAAGTACGGTTTCGCCATCGACAGTGAACTCGACCGGCAAGTCGATGAAGCGATTCCCAAAATGGAAGGCAAAGCGCGGCGTCACGAATCGGCGCGCAAGGCGTTCCTGGAACTGGTAGCGCGCCCCGATGACGCCGCCGATGCCTTGACGGAGTTGCGCGCGCGCGGCATTCTGGGCCGATTCATTCCCGAATTCGACGCCATGCTCCATCTGGCTCCCGCCGACCCGTCGCATGAACTCACCGTCGGTGAACATTCGATTTACGCGGTGCGGCGCCTGGGTGAAATGTGGAAAGCGCGGGGCGACGATGCGGCTTTGTTCGGCGTCTGGGATGGCGTCGATGATGTCGAACTTTTGGTTCTTGCCACGCTTTTTCACGACGCCGGAAAAATCGAGGCGGGGACAGACCACTCGATTTCCGGCGAGCGTATCGCGCGCGACATCGGCGCTCGTCTGGCGCTTACGCCGCCGCGCATCGACCGGTTGGCGCTGTTGGTGCGGCGCCATTTGCTGTTGCCGCGTGTGGCGCGTCTGCGCGACCTTTCCGCGCCCGGCACCATCCGCGAAGTAATGGAACACGTCGGCGATGTGCCAACGCTGAAAATGCTTTATTTGCTGTCGCTCGCCGATACGCGCGCGGTGGGCGAACGATCGTATTCCAATTTGGAATTGCACGCGATGGAAGACCTTTATGAGCGCACGCTGCTGGCGATGACGAGCGAAGAAACCGCGCAGCGCCTCACCGATTCCGAGATGCGCGAGCAAATGATTCAGCGTGAACGCGAACGCCTGCGCCGCGAGATGCGGAAACTGCCAGTCGATGATGCGACATTGCAGCGGCTCACGGAAAACCTGCCCGCTTCGTATGTTCTCAACACGCCGTTGCCGACAGTCGCCACGCACTTGCGCTTTCTAGAGCAGTTGCCGCAAGAAAAGGTGATTGTCGATTTTTATCAGGGTGCGGAAGACGTGTGGACGCAAATGACAATCGTCGCCTACGACGATCCGCAACCCGGCCTTCTGGCAAAAATCTGCGGCGCGGTGTGGGCGGCGGGCTTTGAAATTCACACGGCGCAGGTGTTCACTTTGCGCGGCGAAACACTCGATGTCAACGATTCGCGCGACATTGTTCTCGACTTGCTGCAAGTGGCACGCGACGGGCGTGCTTTAAGCTCCGCCCAAAGCGCGCGTCTGGCCGCATCACTGCGCGAAATTCTGCTCGGTGAGAATTCGGTCGAAAACGTTTTGAAAGCGGCAGGCAAAGCGAATTCAGCACCTCTGTCGCCACACCGCATCGGCGTGCGTAACGACCTGTCCGATGAGCATTCGGTTTTGACGATCGTGAACGACAACGTGCCGGGGTTGCTGTTTTATTTGACGCGCGTCTTGGCATCGCTTGGCCTCGATATTCATTCGGCGAAGATTACAACGTGGGGCGGACGCGGCGAAGATGCTTTTTACGTCACGCGTCGCACCGATGAACGCGACGAAAAAGTGCCGGATGATGCGATCAAAGACCTGCTGGAAAACCTGCGCCGCCGCCTGCAGAAGCCAAAGTAA
- the cpaB gene encoding Flp pilus assembly protein CpaB, giving the protein MQRNQPLIIGAAVLGILAIGLTLMTLMRGNQAPQPGQPGGVAAATPPPARQLVASRPIPPRTVITTDMVREDEIATPIAGALSDRKLIVGKLAGSPIPAGEVFTPALLVEPIKRTTPANFSVPPGLRAVAVMVDPKATIGGIVDVGDRVDVVVVHKIRYRNEADQDGETRSGRTIAQNLLVLATDPSIAQAIAPPPPPPAPAAPGAPAAAPAPPPPPPPAPPPAPPPGTPVPKVRIVVAAPPLEAERMAAANALGEIHLTLRDPNRNDQAPQPEVFEYPIRTLGRTTVPNRGANAGNANNSGGNGGGQRTRNTSAASDNYRPRNESMMTALPPMSPPQTLPPASLGGAANNVEAGSQVTVIRGTEKTKVTVPQR; this is encoded by the coding sequence ATGCAACGCAATCAACCTTTAATCATCGGAGCGGCGGTGCTCGGCATTTTGGCTATTGGCCTGACGCTGATGACACTTATGCGCGGTAACCAAGCGCCACAGCCTGGACAACCGGGAGGCGTGGCGGCCGCGACTCCGCCACCAGCGCGCCAATTGGTCGCATCCCGTCCGATTCCACCACGCACCGTCATCACCACCGATATGGTGCGTGAAGACGAAATTGCCACTCCCATTGCAGGCGCACTCTCCGACCGCAAACTCATCGTCGGCAAACTGGCGGGAAGCCCCATTCCAGCCGGGGAAGTTTTCACGCCCGCACTGCTGGTCGAACCCATCAAGCGCACGACACCAGCAAACTTCTCGGTTCCGCCGGGCCTTCGTGCGGTCGCTGTCATGGTCGATCCGAAAGCGACAATCGGCGGTATCGTTGATGTCGGCGACCGCGTCGATGTCGTTGTTGTTCACAAAATTCGATACAGAAACGAAGCCGATCAGGACGGCGAAACACGGTCGGGTCGCACCATCGCACAGAACCTTTTGGTGTTGGCAACCGATCCGTCGATTGCTCAGGCCATTGCGCCGCCGCCTCCACCACCCGCACCTGCCGCTCCCGGCGCACCAGCGGCTGCACCCGCACCACCTCCGCCTCCACCGCCGGCACCACCGCCGGCACCACCGCCGGGCACTCCGGTGCCCAAAGTGCGTATCGTAGTGGCGGCCCCCCCGCTCGAAGCCGAACGCATGGCTGCCGCCAACGCACTGGGTGAAATTCACCTGACACTTCGCGACCCGAATCGTAACGACCAGGCACCGCAACCGGAAGTCTTTGAATATCCGATTCGCACGCTCGGACGCACAACAGTGCCCAATCGTGGAGCCAACGCCGGTAACGCGAATAACTCTGGTGGCAATGGTGGCGGACAACGGACCCGCAACACCAGCGCAGCTTCGGACAATTATCGGCCCCGCAATGAATCGATGATGACGGCGCTGCCTCCGATGAGTCCGCCGCAGACATTGCCACCCGCCTCGCTTGGTGGCGCGGCAAACAATGTTGAAGCCGGTAGCCAAGTCACGGTGATTCGCGGAACGGAGAAAACCAAAGTCACTGTTCCTCAGCGTTAA